From Microbacterium sp. LWH7-1.2:
ATCGAGACGCACGAGGGCGACTTCGTCGGGGACTGCGTGGTTCCGGAGCAGGGCCGACCAGCAGGCGTGGCGAGAGCGGTACCCGGCGAAGCTGGAATTCCGACCGCAGGAGATTCGGGGATGCGGTGATCTCTGGATCGCGGAGGGACTGCTGAGCTACGACGGAAGTGACCCGCTCCATTTCGTGAAGATCATCCACTTCAGAGGCGAACGGGTCGACCGCGAAACGCTCTACTTCGCTGAACCGTTTCCTGCGCCCGACTGGCGTCAACCATGGACCGCTCCCGGGCCCAGGCCGAGTCGACAGGACGATCTCCCTGCGCGCATCTCGGGCGGGCAGTGACACACCAGGCATCGACGTCGGCCGTCGACTCTTCACGGAGTCCGCTCAGCGGCGCACGACATCCCCCGAGCCCGACACGCGCACGTCGGTGCTCGGATCACCGGAGTACGTGACGCGGCCGCTGCCGGAAAGGTCGACCGACAGGCTGTCGCTCGCCGAGATATCCACCTCGCCCGACCCGGAGAGGGTGACGACGGCGTCCTGCGCCTCGAGCTGTTCAGCGTCGACGTTGCCGCTGCCCTCAAGGTCGATGGATAGCTCGGCGGCCGAGCCCGTCAAGGTGACGTCGCCCGACCCCGAGATGCGCACCTCGACACGATCGGCCGCCAGGCCCGACCAGTCGACGTCGCCCGAGCCATCGATATCGAGCTGCACTGTGCCGTCCGCCGAGACCGTCGCTTCGACATCGCCCGAGCCGTTCAGTTCGATCAGCTCCAACCGTCGCAGGGTCAGGTCGTAGCGCACGTCGCCCATCCCCATCGTGAAGCCGGGCGCGGAGTCCAGCACGAGGGTGTCGCCGTCCACGGCGGACGTGAGACGGTCGATCGCCCCCTCCGGCGCGTGCACCGTCAGCGCCGGCTCGCCCTCCGAGACGACAAGATCACCGGATGTCTCGAGCACCACGTGCGACACGTCGCTGATGTCTCGCTCCTCAGAGGTCATCGGCCCGACCGGGATCATCATCGAGCACCCCGACAGGGCGACCACCGACGCCGCTATCACGACGGCGCTGAGGCGGCGGCATCCGTGTGCGTTCACCGGTCGCTCCTTCCGCGATCGAAGGTGTGCCGTGAGATCTACGGTGGCCCTCGACTGCCCTCGCCAATAGGGGGCGAAGCCGCGAAACTTTGAGCGCCCCAGCCACACCCGCTGTCACCATGATGGAAGACCGAACGCGCCGGTGCCACCCCTCCGGAGTCACCCGACGCACTGACGAACGATGCGGCCGACGCGCCCAGCGCGGTTTGCAGGTTTACCGGTGCGCGCGGCGAGACGAGGCTTCCGCAGAGCGGCGGGTTGCGGCATCCGTCTTCTTCCGTCGATCGCGAACGGCCCCGCCGACCGACACCGCGGCGTAGAGGAAGAGCGAGCCGGCGACGACCGCCAGCACGATGGCGCGGTTCGAGCCGTTCAGCACGTTGTTCACCCAGCCGAGCAGCGGCAGGCTGTACCAGAGCGTGCCGCGGATCTGCACGGGGTTCACCGGCGCAGGGTCGAGCGTGTCGTTGTTGTCACCCTTCGTGATGAAGGTCAGCTCGCCGTCGGCGTAGGTCTTCGACACCACGCGGTGGCTCACCACGGCCGCCTCGCCCGAGCTGATCTGATACGTGATGACGTCGCCGACGCGGATCTCGTCCACCGGCGTCGGGCGGATGACGACGAGCGTTCCGGGCGGCAGGCCGGGCTCCATCGACTGGGTGAGCACCGTCATCGCACTGCCGCCGATGACGGCGGGCAGGCCGACCACGGCGACCGCGACTCCGAGCAGCAGCACGAGGATCGACGCGCTGACCGAGACGGCGAGGTAGTGCAGCAGGCTCTGTCCCTCGTCACCACGGCGGGCGTCGGCGCGACGGGTTCTGCGCGACGACGGCTCGGCCGCGCCGAGCGTCGGGAGGGTGGTCGTCGACACGGGAGTGGAGAGGGTCATGGCATCACGCATTCGTACTTGATGTTGGAGTTGCCGACGGCGGTCCGCCGTACCAGGAGGGTGGAGCTGTCGGACGAGACGGTGCCCGCCGCGGTCTTCTCGGTGGCGACGATGCGGAGCTCGTGGACGCCGTCCGCCGCGATGTCGGTGGCACCCAGAACGACGGACAGGGTGGCGGCGCTGGAACTCAGTTCCTTCACGACGACGTTCGCGGTGTCGACCACGCGGTACTGCAGGGTCGCGCCCGCGCCGCGGTTCGTGGGGGCGGTCCAGCTCAGCTGCACCCCGTGCGGCGGCGCCTGCACGCAGCTCGGAGCGCCCGCGGCGGCGAGACCGTAAACCGACTGGGTGAAGACGGCGGTCGTCGCGGTGGTGGTCCAGCTCGTGCCGACGACACCCGTCACGGCGAAGGTCGCCGTCACGGCCTGCCCCGCCATCGACGAAACGCTCTGCGCGTCGAGCTGCGTGGCGACGCACACCACCACGGATGCCCCGGGGGCGAGCGTGCGCGCCGCGGCCGGCAGAGCGGGCGCGGCGTTGGCGAGGGTCGTGTTCTCTGCCGTGCTCGGGGCGGTGGTCCCGCAGGCGCTGCCGGTCCACAGGCGCAGCGCGATCTTGTCGGCGAGGGCCGGGCTGCTGCCCGCGCCGAGCTGGGTGGCGAGCGTGTACGACAGCGGCGCCCCACCGGTGTTGGCGATCGTCAGCTGGCCGGCCGCCGGGGTGCTCGTGTCGGCACGGTAGGTCGTGGTGAGCCCGCCCGTGAGCTGCACCGTGGTGGCGACCGTGGTGGACGAGACGGATGCCGTCACCGGCGCGCTCGCCATCCACGCGGCGGCCGCGCCGCCCGCGCCGCCGAGCACCGCGAGGGTGACGAGCGCGGCGATCGGGCCGAGCAGGCGGCGGATCATCGGCGCACCTGCGTTCCCGAGATGGTGATGGTGAGAACGGATGCCGCTCCGCCGGCCGCTGCGGCAGGCGCGGCCTGCGGCAGGCCGACGCCGATGCAGAGCAGCTGCGACGCGCCGGGGGCGAGGGTGAGGCGCAGGTCCGACGCCGCGGCGGCGCCGACGCCGGTGGTCACCGCGGCGGCGATGCGGCCGGCGGCGCAGTCTGCGGCCGAAGCGGTCTGGCCGACGGTGACCGCCACCGAGCTCGTGAACGGCGTTGTCGCCGTCGAACTCGTCACCGGGTCGATCGTGAGAGCGAGCGGCGTGGTGCCGGTATTGCGCACCGTGGTGGCCGCGTAGATCGTGCGACCCGGGTACAGGCCCGTGGCCGAGAGGTCGAGGGGCGTGGCGGTGACGCCGGATGACCCGGCCTGCAGCGTGACCGCCGCAGCCACGGGTGCCGCCGCCGTCCAGAGTGCGAAGGTGCCACCGCCGGCGAGGATGCCGAGCACGATCGCGCCCGCCGTGCCGAGTGCGCCGAGCAGCATGCGCCGCGGAGCCGCCGCACGGCGGGCGTCGCGCCGTGCGGCGTGGCGGCGGGTGCGGCGGCTCATCGCGGTTCCTTCTCAGTGTCTGACGGACGTGGAACCGGAGACCCGCCTCTCGGGCAGAGACGGGCCCCCGGGGCTTACTTGGTGTTCTGCGTGAGGCTGACGGTGAGCTCGTCGAGCGTGACGGCACCGTTCATCGCCGCGTTGTTGCCGCCTACGACATCGCCGTACGGGAAGGCGATGGTGACGGTGACGGTGACGTCCTGGCTGACGACGTCGCCGGCCGGGGTGACGGTGAACGTGGGACCGGTGCCGGTGATGCCGGCACCCGAGGCCGTGAGGACCGCCGAGTCGGTGAGGTAGCTCGCGAGGGCGATGTCGGCGGGCTCCGCCGGGTCGGCGGGCGCGATCGACGAGTCGGTCAGGGCGAGCGTCGCGCTCAGGCTGTCGCCCTCGGCGCCGACGTTCATCGTCTTCGTGTAGGTGAGCACGTCGCCCGGGACGATCGCGTAGTCCGCGATGTCGATGGCAGAGCCGTTGGCGGTCCAGGTGCCGGCTTCCTGCGATGCCTCGACGACCAGGTTGCCCGCGACGATGGATGCGCCCTCGGCGGTCGCCGACGAGTTCCAGGTGGCGAAGGTGCCCGCGCCGCCGAGCAGCAGAACGACACCGGCGGTGGTGGCGATGGAGGCCTTGACGATCTTCTTCATGGGAGTGTCCTTTCGCGGGCGGCGCCCGCTTGTTCTGGTGAGGAGCGAAAGGTGCGGGTGGGCAGTCGGTGAGATTTCCGATCGCTCCTCGAGCACGACCCCAGTCTTCGGCCCGCACCGCAAGGTGCCGCCGAGCAAACGTCAGCGGTACCGCAAGATCGCGCGAAGGATCGAGCGGACCACGGAGTGCTTCCACAAGAAGCGCAAGATCAGCGCAAGACTGCACTGAGACGAACGGCATCGGTGCTCCGTCACCGGAGGACGGACACGTCGCCCGATCCGGTCAGGACCCCGAATAGTGGTGAGACCCGCGGATCATCGCGCGACGCCGGGCGGCGGGTTCCCAGCGGCACGCTCGTCGAGGTCGGCATCCGTCCCGCACGAGACCTCAGGGC
This genomic window contains:
- a CDS encoding head GIN domain-containing protein — translated: MNAHGCRRLSAVVIAASVVALSGCSMMIPVGPMTSEERDISDVSHVVLETSGDLVVSEGEPALTVHAPEGAIDRLTSAVDGDTLVLDSAPGFTMGMGDVRYDLTLRRLELIELNGSGDVEATVSADGTVQLDIDGSGDVDWSGLAADRVEVRISGSGDVTLTGSAAELSIDLEGSGNVDAEQLEAQDAVVTLSGSGEVDISASDSLSVDLSGSGRVTYSGDPSTDVRVSGSGDVVRR
- a CDS encoding signal peptidase I → MTLSTPVSTTTLPTLGAAEPSSRRTRRADARRGDEGQSLLHYLAVSVSASILVLLLGVAVAVVGLPAVIGGSAMTVLTQSMEPGLPPGTLVVIRPTPVDEIRVGDVITYQISSGEAAVVSHRVVSKTYADGELTFITKGDNNDTLDPAPVNPVQIRGTLWYSLPLLGWVNNVLNGSNRAIVLAVVAGSLFLYAAVSVGGAVRDRRKKTDAATRRSAEASSRRAHR
- a CDS encoding alternate-type signal peptide domain-containing protein, whose amino-acid sequence is MKKIVKASIATTAGVVLLLGGAGTFATWNSSATAEGASIVAGNLVVEASQEAGTWTANGSAIDIADYAIVPGDVLTYTKTMNVGAEGDSLSATLALTDSSIAPADPAEPADIALASYLTDSAVLTASGAGITGTGPTFTVTPAGDVVSQDVTVTVTIAFPYGDVVGGNNAAMNGAVTLDELTVSLTQNTK